TCAGCGCGACGCTGGTGGAGTCGCGCCCGCCCCAGGAAAACACCCTGCAAGGCACCAAGCCGGGCAAGCTGATCCACGTCAGCTCGGCGGAGTTGCCCCTGGTGGTCAAACCCAAGCCCGCGCTGTACCCCGCTGATACCCCGTGGCTGCCAGCGCGCAGCCTCACCCTCAGCGAAAGCTGGAACCCGGAGCCGGAGCATGTGCAGGTCGGCGACTCCCTGACCCGCAGCCTCACGGTCAAGGCCGAGGGCCTGTCCAGTGCACAACTGCCGGCCCTGCCCAGCACCGAGATCAATGGCCTGCGCCGCTACCCGGACCAACCGGTGCTCGCCAACCAGACCAACGACCGTGGCCTGATCGGCAGCCGCGAAGACCGCGAAGCCCTGGTGCCCACCCGCGCCGGCAGCCTGGAACTGCCCGCCGTGGACGTGGTGTGGTGGAACACCCACGAAGACCACCTTGAGCGCACCAGCCTGCCCGCGCGCACCCTGCAGGTTGCGATCAACCCGAGCCTGGCAGTGGACACGCCCGCCACGCCCACCGTCATCACCGCGCCAGATGATGAGCGCCTGTGGCTGTGGCAACTGAGCACGTTGATCCTCGCCTGCACCACCCTGCTGGGGTTTGGCTTGTGGTGGCGTGCCCGCCGGCAACCGGCCGTGCAACGTGCCGCGCAAACCGGCCCGAGCCCGCGCACGCTGCTCGACGACCTCAAGCGCGCCACCCAGGCCAACGACCCGCAAGCCACCCGTCAGGCCCTCGACGCCTGGGCCCGCCAACAGCCGGAAACCTTGGCGGACATGGCCGCGCGGTTCGTGCCGCTGTCGGATGCGTTGGATGGCTTGAACGGCGCGCTGTACAGCGAGAGCGGGCATTTCTGGCTGGGTGAAGACCTGTGGCGTGCGGTGAAGGCGATCCCGATGGCTGAGCGCGAGGTGGACCCGGCGGCGGACACCACCAGTTTGCCGCCGCTCTATCCCAAATAACCCGCCTGCTGTGGTGAGCAGGTTTTTTGTGGTGAATGGGCTTGTTGTGGTGAGCGGGACGCCCAGCCGATCAACTGTCATGCATTGTTAAAGGCCAGCAATCCATATCGCTTTAATTTGCAGGAAGTTTCCTAGACAATCCCACGGCCTTGCGCCTGCTCACTCCACTGGCTAGCCTTCGCTCCGTCGCTGCACATCAGCGATCGGGTGTGAGATCCCGTGAATTTGTAGGCGCCATGAGCAACATGCTCTATGGCAGCTGTGTGCGGGCAGACTTCGGTCTGGCCGGGTGCGCCTACAAATCCGGTATCTCACCCCGCACATAGCTGCCACCTTTTGACGTGTGAGATCGGCAAAAGAATGGCTCCAAACCCTGTAGGTACCTTCATGAACAAAATCGTCCCCGACCCACCACCCACCTTCACCGTTCACCACGACCTCAGCTTCGAAGACGCCCTCGCCCAGATCTGCGACCTGCTGCGTTGCGCAGCCGCGACCGCTGCTGGCACCACCCAAGCGCTAAGCAGTGATCAGCGCCACATGGCCGGCGCCACCGAGCACTTGATCAACAGTGCCAGAATCCTGGCTGACCGAGCGCTAGACTGCCTGCACACCGCCTGACCCTTGTGGGAGGGCGCTTGTCCCCTCCCACAGGTTTACAGGGTAAACTCCCCTCCTTTTCATCTCTTCAACGGAGTTCGCCTTGCGTCTGTTTCACACCTCCGACTGGCACCTGGGCCAAAACCTCCACGGCCAGGAACGCGACTTCGAACACGCCTGCTTTCTTGAGTGGCTGCTGGGCCAACTGAACACCCATCTGCCGGATGTGCTGCTGATCGCCGGCGATATCTTCGACACTGTCAACCCGCCGCTCAAGGCCCAGGAGCGTCTGTATGACTTCATCATCAGCGCCCACGAACAGAACCCCAAGCTGACCATCGTGATGATCGCAGGCAACCACGACTCCGGCTCGCGTATTGAGCTGCCCGCCCCCTTGATGCGCCGCCTGCGTACCCATGCATTGGGCCGGGTGCTGTGGCTGGATGACGGCCAACTCGACGCCGAACGCCTGCTGATCCCGCTGCCGGACGCCAAAGGCAAGATCGCCGCCTGGTGCCTGGCGCTGCCGTTCCTGCGCCCGGCGGAAGTGACCGGCGCGCACCTGGGTGACGACTACCTGCGCGGCATCGGCCAGGTGCATGAATGGCTGATCGCCGCCGCCAACGCCAAGCGCAAAAAAGGCCAGGCGCTGATTGCCATCAGCCACGCGCACATGGCCGGTGGCTCGGTGTCGGAAGACTCTGAGCGCAGCCTGATCATCGGCAATGCCGAGGCGCTGCCGGCCAGTCTGTTTGATCGAAGTGTCGCTTACGTCGCCCTCGGCCATTTGCACAAGCCGCAGAAGGTCAATGGCGAAGAACGCATTCGCTATAGCGGTTCGCCAATTCCGCTGTCGTTTTCCGAAATCGGCTACAAGCACCAGATCCTCGACGTGACGTTCCAGGGCCAATGCCTGGTGAACGTCGAACCGATCCTGATTCCGCGCTCGGTCGACCTGCAACGCCTGGAAGCCGCGCCGCTGGCCGATATCCTCAAGGCCCTGGCCGAGTTGCCCGACGTCGATCTGCTGGCCGAAACCCAGCGCCACCCTTGGCTGGAAGTGCGCGTGCGCCTCGACGAGCCGCAACCCGACCTGCGCCAGCAGATCGAAAGCGCCCTGCAAGGCAAGGCCGTGCGCCTGGTGCGCATCGCCGCTGAATACGCAGGTAACGGCAGCCGTGAAGACGAAGGCGACGACCGCCTGATCGAA
The genomic region above belongs to Pseudomonas azotoformans and contains:
- a CDS encoding BatD family protein codes for the protein MSRRTTLLLLLALSAGHAQAANLSASVDRSRVNSGETVELTVESSDVTQFGKPDLTPLDAQFEVSGTRQINQLTTLGGDNHATTRWIITLLPKENGTVVIPPLQVGDYKTQPISLQVVETASQNTAAELAPVFVEANLDQTSVYVQAQALLTVRVYHSVSLYDDSSLTPLQIADARVEQLGESRTYEKVINSIRHGVIETRYAIYPQHSGTLAIPAQTFSATLVESRPPQENTLQGTKPGKLIHVSSAELPLVVKPKPALYPADTPWLPARSLTLSESWNPEPEHVQVGDSLTRSLTVKAEGLSSAQLPALPSTEINGLRRYPDQPVLANQTNDRGLIGSREDREALVPTRAGSLELPAVDVVWWNTHEDHLERTSLPARTLQVAINPSLAVDTPATPTVITAPDDERLWLWQLSTLILACTTLLGFGLWWRARRQPAVQRAAQTGPSPRTLLDDLKRATQANDPQATRQALDAWARQQPETLADMAARFVPLSDALDGLNGALYSESGHFWLGEDLWRAVKAIPMAEREVDPAADTTSLPPLYPK
- a CDS encoding DUF6124 family protein, producing MNKIVPDPPPTFTVHHDLSFEDALAQICDLLRCAAATAAGTTQALSSDQRHMAGATEHLINSARILADRALDCLHTA
- a CDS encoding exonuclease SbcCD subunit D C-terminal domain-containing protein, producing MRLFHTSDWHLGQNLHGQERDFEHACFLEWLLGQLNTHLPDVLLIAGDIFDTVNPPLKAQERLYDFIISAHEQNPKLTIVMIAGNHDSGSRIELPAPLMRRLRTHALGRVLWLDDGQLDAERLLIPLPDAKGKIAAWCLALPFLRPAEVTGAHLGDDYLRGIGQVHEWLIAAANAKRKKGQALIAISHAHMAGGSVSEDSERSLIIGNAEALPASLFDRSVAYVALGHLHKPQKVNGEERIRYSGSPIPLSFSEIGYKHQILDVTFQGQCLVNVEPILIPRSVDLQRLEAAPLADILKALAELPDVDLLAETQRHPWLEVRVRLDEPQPDLRQQIESALQGKAVRLVRIAAEYAGNGSREDEGDDRLIELDQLTPQELFSRAWLDSYGSEVDEQTLKDFAVLLQEVQQEEEQP